In the genome of Amphiura filiformis chromosome 11, Afil_fr2py, whole genome shotgun sequence, the window aactagacagaaaatgccgcactgcgcaggtcggcaaccaatcacggcgcgcctttgccctaaCGTCAGacacgatttagtctttttatctctatcTTTCATTATATGTATCAATGATTAATTTACGCATGATAAATTGGCATTACTTGTAGAATTCGATTCCTACAAATAGGGCATTGATATGGATTCAATTCTTGAGCACAATCGCGACACACGCAGACATGACCACAGTCTACCAGCACACAGTCTCGTGGCTCCGACATGCAAACAACGCACACATTTGTATCATCATCCTCCGAACTCTCCTTctctgatgatgatgacgataccTCGTTTTCATCATCCGATGCATGTTCCTCTATTGTTTGTACCCGCCGATTAAAAGCTTTTCGCTTATTTGCTTTCATTCGCCATTGATACTTAAACCATACATATAAGGATACAAGGAGGATCACTAAAATTACAAGCACGGGAATCATTAAAATTGCAAGCCCGCTGCGGTGACCTGTATTTTCTGAACCACTGATCCAACGTTCAATACTCTGCAACAACGATTCACTTGGCGGATGAAGTTTATCAAAGAGAACACTTGCAGCACCAAAGAGAACACTTACAACCCATAAAAGATGTGAATATGTAGCAAACTTTTTCCATCTAGTGATGGACGATTTCAGTTCGTCAGTAAAATTATGATTTGCAAACGCTGTTGTCAAAATGTATACCCGTCCATCGGACGGTGGGTAAAATAAGACTTCACCGTTACTTAAGATTCGTAACTCCCCTACCCCCGTTAACGTCTTGCCTTGTTGCAGGATAAGTTCCACATTTTGGTGTCCTTTAGTCTTTAAGCCACTGAACCAACGTACAATACTCTGCAGCAACGATTCACTTGTAGGATGAAATTTATCGTAAAAAGTCGTAAATTCAAGTCCCGATGCCTTCTCTGGATCCTTTACTCTGATGGATGATCCCCCGTTTGTAAGAATGAATGGCACAGTTTTACTTGCTTTTCGGGTCGAATGGTCGGTGTCCACCCTGAATAAATTATATAACAAGAGATATTCAATAGTGTTTGAGCATTGTTAACTTCATTTAACATACCTTAACTTAATCCTCCTGAACATTACCGGAGGCCTGAACTGGAGCAGGCAGGGCGGGCGGAATGCGTAATTTCTTTTTGCAACCATGATGGATCGCAACATCCAAAtatgttatggttagggtttagtaGGGTTCAGGTTTATGGCTGTAATAAGTAAATACGCGGGCGACACATAGGACACTTCTAACCGAGGCATTATGGTTAATCACAAATGAGGGATCAGTTCAGTTTTTACCATACCAGCATCTGacttaaggttagtaactattttaaactgtttggtagttcacagcatcttgctaatggtagtgaactttggcaaaaagtgcatTGATCCTTTCATAGCAAGCAagcattcaaatatcacatatatactttttaggtcctgtggttcttgagttatgttgaaaagagggctgaaacaacatcacctttgtaaaacgtacataactcattaacaacaatatatcaAGCAAGTTTTTGATTTGTCAACCCTTAAGATAATGTTTTGTAATAGTAACGGGCTTTTATTATACCTTGTGATAACTCCTGACATGTGTGTTACTTTAAAAGCCTTTTTGCATTTCAGCTTTAATTAATAGCAATGGATGATATTGAAAACATCTGCGCCAAAAAACTTTGTTTTAAAGCGTCAgtagttggggtttttttttgtcctTACCACTTTTTCTGTTGTCTGTTCCATTTGCTGGTGTACTCACGACATTCCACCCTTTGCATGACTCCCGTTATTCCATCTATGTACAtacttctgattggttgatggacAGCCTTGACTTGACCTTCGACCCTTGCGTAAGGAATCACGTGATTCGCTTCACCCGTAATGATCTTCTTAAGGTTTGGTGATATCTTCAAAACAGGTGCTTTCTGTTTGAATAATGAACGGAACATTTATAAAAAGCGACACAACTTACAAGcgatataaatgcatcaagtctAGAATATTATTTCCAACTTATGACTTGTTTACTTGGCCCGCAGTGTTGCTGGTCTCGAATATCGGATGTATTTTACAAATGCATGCTAACCTAccgataaaatatgtttatttctataTAGTACATATACCTATGACATAATATAGGTACCTCTATTGGAATGATATCGGTGCCTATCGGTGATGTTTTTCAGGGGCGCAAGGGGAAGAGTGCTCCCTGACCAAAATGAAAGacaaagtgcccctctgacaaaattgaacatctggagggcaaaggaaaagaaaagggacatggagtcccatttccacccaatttcatcccgatcatgggcaaaaatatacTTATAAAACACACAATTGTTGCACGCTGTGCgagcacattgtcacaataaagcccttttcatcccgatcatgggtgAAAATAGAAAAATTCTGTGCGCTTCACGCGCACATTGTCCCgagccttttttgaagctcgaagacattgtctagtctctctaaaaaacaaaaccggtatatgtatcatgtgatgcaattgcaattttttccgtctgtgcccccgaaattttattttaccCCCCTGACCAAGAACGTTGGCTACGACGGCGCCCCTGCTATTTAACCACCAGTGCCTAGATATACGAGCGTATTTAAATTTATATGTCCAGTATTCACCGTTATATCTTCTAACTCGAGTATACATCTCGCCATTAGGTATCCACACATAACTGCTGCTATACTTCCAGTGGCGAAAGCAATAAAAAGAAATTCATGTACTCTGGCATGTGTTATGTTGTATAGTTCAACCACTACAACCAATACTACAGTGGATACTAGGTACTTCCGACACTTCGATTCTGTGAGTAAAAGGAAGGAAACAATCAAAGTTACATCATTATTGACGAattcaacgagccaagtcatggtcaggatttggtcggccattattgggtgcCCGCATGCACCAaagagtgcccaattgggtggattaaacccgcttaaaattcgatgctagattcttttgtgttgtaaactgtcatcattcatttgtctacgtgtaacacgggtgatagaatgcagtttaaaatacccttcaaggccgcatcatttcacattttaggtgagaaagagccgacggggacccagctaatggctgccattgaggtgtaggaatgcgtgaaattggattcgtctatactcttCTCTATGAAAAGGttcatttatcatgtttcgttcaatattaagaTCTATCAGTCATTCATTTATGATAAACCATATCCTCTATAAGCCTTATTAATttaggttattattattattattattattattattattatcattatattctTATGTTCTGCCTCCCCCTCCCCCGTACCCTAATTTTTCTTTTATACAACCTCGTTCCTAAATCATATTCACCCATTATTAATGTTATACACATGGGtacctatagcatgtatagttttTATGTTATCATAAATGTATCTTATTGCTAATAATTATGCTTTCTATGAAGCATCTTCCATGGTATAATTATTTAGTGATTGTATAATACCTTTGCTTtcttttttgtgtttgtttttcctTTGAAATTATTGGACTAGGCTTTAAATTGTATATTACATATACCTATTACAATATtgtactttttctttctttcgtaattatatttatattgtatgatattttttGTAAACCATGGGGTGACACCCAACTCACGCTTTGCGTTCTAGACTGGCATCCTCGTCTCTTTCATAATAATGATATTCCATTCACTTCCTAtcataaatatatttattatcaatattacaattattattattttcattattattattattatcattattatatattattattatgtatatttgTGAATTTGTATGTTTGAGATGGAaccaaaaataaatgaatttggatCTTATGGCTCACTATACGCTCTTCTGCGGAACTTCTGTTTAAACCGCTTCAATTCACGTCATGGAGCTCTTTCAGTGCCAGCACTGGAGCCGGGCACTAGAGTTTTGGAATCGGATGCCTATTCATATTTGTGCATATGGACTCACTTTTTGCAGTACCAATCAGCTTTGAAGATATTTCTCTCCAATAACGACTTACTGTTAGAACTGTGTAATTTTGCATAATCATTGTGTTATTACGGTTCCAAAAATAGTTAAGGCTTTTAATATTTTAGTCTTTTACGACAGATGCTTCTTAATGCTATATTTTTAAAGTACGTTTGTACATTGGTGTATAAGAATTTAGTTGCTGCATTGTGTACTTTTCTTTAACATCGCCGCGAAGTATCTCCGTAAGGTGATTTAAAATGCTGTGTGTTGTTGTTATTGTAATAGTTGTAGCTTACTTCCATGTCATATTAATGTACAATTTACATTAAGGTATTAGACCAAGTAGGACATGGACCAAGTATATACCAACTGGGAACTGGGATAAGTGGAATTGGACCAAGTGGAATTAGACCAAGTGGCATGACCAAATGATAATACGCacctttagggtttctctaccggatgtcGATTTGTACCTAAATTCCTTGTTCTCAACCCTCTCCATCCCCccaaccaccaccatcaccaccaccaccaccaccaccaccaccaccaaaaaaACGGGTTTTCTACATATGGCGCCCTAGCTAGAGCTGAAATACAGCTAAAGATAATGTATTTTGGATACACTCAGAACTTTAGTCACCAGCTTGTCAtgtttgttatgcatagtcgcgctaaaagtcgatcgatacatgttgaaatcagcgcaattagagatacacctttttgctatgaaattaattttctcggtcaaatataaagcaatattttttcccttcaattaaaaacatagtgcttggatatacattaaaaaaatcctggtgttaaaattagccatgaaattgtgtcttttagtgtaagattttttgctttttataggccttaactcCGGCAGTGAGCTTtcttagcgtttcaaactaatatagtttgctaaagaaagatatttcccacctctgtaaggtacatcttgtgggtctatatattatagttttgtcagaatatccgttttgatttcaccctttttcacttttcacttgcgactgccaagaTGTCCAACttagtacttcatttctaatataaccagcagaactaATCGATATTAccattgtggcttgcaaaatcatccatccatgggtacattcgcgagttgattttgacaaaattggaagTCGGAATggtatataaatataacatattatcgTCTTTCTCgtgtgcccacggacaaacaaagtatttaaatAAATTTAGAAATATGCACAATGTTGTACTAATCCTATATTATAATGTAAGAGATGCATTTGTAGTTGTGTTttttgtcttttgtcctgtttaaaagcaaaatgaaaaaaaaaagcaataaaaaagTGGGTTAGAAAGTTGGAAAAAATCCTTCGTTGGCGAACTATATTACATTGAAAAAGTttaaaggttgatcaaaaaaaaagctcgcaggccaagtttaagcctatcaaaatcgaaaatcttacactaaatgactgaatttcacgcctaagtttaacactaggatttgaaaaaaatatataatatcaagcattatagtttttatgacatttactgaaaaatgtaaattattgctttttatttggccgagaaaattaattttacattgaaaaggtgcaactcaaaattttgctcattcaacaccaaattcgatcgtttgtattgcctcattaaatgactgagtgagccttgtagaACAATAGATATCGGTTGACCAGAGTTCTGCCTGGATAGGGTATCTCGCGCTATTCTCAAAGTACCCGGTCAGGTTTAAGTTGACTCACTTTGTTACAAAAATCTTTATCCCTGACCcataactatactgcgccaaaaaattatccttacacttggacaaataatcacaatttcaaaactgaaccatattgggtaattttgcacattgtgacaccacattgaatccaatgtgacttcaagaagcaaagttacaagcatttgattagacgaacgtccagttttgaaagtgacacactggtctattcaaaactcaACGGTCTAGATATCTGGTTTGAGACTGGTGAATGGCTCatttgtgcgtgcctttaatttaaaacaaaaggaacaaacgaaaactgaaacaaaggcgctgacaaataaaatgaaagttatgaaaaatacagagaagtaaaaactggaataaaaactgctttaaataaagcttcattgaaggaAACTGtgttacttttaaaactggaacttcttctattcaattgcttgtaactttacttcttgatgtctcattggattcaatgtggtatcataatgtgcaggattagatagtgcatctattactaAAACAAATTTACCataatatggttcagttttgaaattgtaattatttttccaagtgtaaggttacttccttggcgcagtatatatttaGAACTCATTTTGTCATTGATATCATGCTTTAAAATATAGCGCTGTTTCGGTTTCAATATAGTCATGTTCTGAAAtggaaacataatttgctatctttcTTACCTCTTCGATTCCTCGGCATGATGTTGGTCCTTATAGTCTGCTTATTGGGTGCTCCTCAAGTAAGTACCAGCACCATACCAGCTGATAACGCTCAGGCTTTTTTTTTTGAGCCACACtattctgaaataaaatattgataaatcTGTCTCTATGAATAGTCACATTGTTTGGTGTACTATACAGCCGATAAGCACAAGCAATGATTCTTGAATGGCTCATGAATTCAATTCCTGTTAATCACAATCAATTGAGATTTCCATAatacgccgtgatcgtacgcctAAAACTATTTCTGTGTGACGGAGAGAAGTCGCTAATTTAGCCAGTTTttagtatttcatattttatacA includes:
- the LOC140164648 gene encoding mitochondrial ubiquitin ligase activator of NFKB 1-like, with amino-acid sequence MPRNRRESKCRKYLVSTVVLVVVVELYNITHARVHEFLFIAFATGSIAAVMCGYLMARCILELEDITKAPVLKISPNLKKIITGEANHVIPYARVEGQVKAVHQPIRSMYIDGITGVMQRVECREYTSKWNRQQKKWVDTDHSTRKASKTVPFILTNGGSSIRVKDPEKASGLEFTTFYDKFHPTSESLLQSIVRWFSGLKTKGHQNVELILQQGKTLTGVGELRILSNGEVLFYPPSDGRVYILTTAFANHNFTDELKSSITRWKKFATYSHLLWVVSVLFGAASVLFDKLHPPSESLLQSIERWISGSENTGHRSGLAILMIPVLVILVILLVSLYVWFKYQWRMKANKRKAFNRRVQTIEEHASDDENEVSSSSSEKESSEDDDTNVCVVCMSEPRDCVLVDCGHVCVCRDCAQELNPYQCPICRNRILQVMPIYHA